In Theileria equi strain WA chromosome 3, complete sequence, the genomic window TGCATCTGCTGAGTTAGATACGAGCTCACGCAAAAATATATCGCGATCCGTATATAGTGAATTTACAATAATGTCCATTACTCGGCTAACCTCTGCTTGGAAAGGATAGCTTACTTCTCCACTGACACTAATCTTGGGAGATTCAACTTTAACAGTTTCGTATTTTAACTCAGAGtcttcaaattttgataCTTTTGCAGAATCCAATTTGGACGCTTCGGAAGATAATCCTACCCTGTCCTGAAGAACATTTTTCAAGTCTGATACGTTGTCATTAGCATCTTCTAGTGCATTAAACTTAAAATTGCGTCTATTCTTCGGTATGTTATGCGATTCACCCGCAGAAGGATGGATAAAGGCTTTACCAGTTCTTGGAAATTGCGATGATAGAGGAATATGTCCCCTCCAAGGACTACAAGGTTTACATTTTAGTAAAACGAACAGGTaagaatatattacaaGTCGAATTATTGTACTTGTAGTCCGCTTGTTAGTGCTTGGAACAAACAGGGCTAGTGATTCCATCTTTTGAAACCATAAAAATCGTATAATTTACACCATTATGTTTATAatttattaaaatgttATGCTATTAAATTCGTGCCATGTCCTAAATCCTACAAACGCTACTCTCACCTCGGGTCGGAGATGGGGATTGGCGCTTTAGACTGTTTGCAGCTTTGCTTAGCAGGATTAACTTCCATACAAGCAAAGGGGTCTACTATATATGGCTACGTGGCTCATGTATATTTATTGAGCTGTAGAACGGGTTTTGTTCTTGTAGGTTATACACCCTGAGTTTCTTGTAATAGAGCCACAGGCCGAGTCATGTGTGATTTAGTATAGGAATTTGAAAGGATGTATTGAAGCGATTTCGGAGATTGTGAACCATGTTGCCTAAGGATATTGATGATAGTGAATGTACAGATACCGAGAATGCCAACTGTCTCGATGATCTGGTAGAAACTCTCAACACTACCAGATTGGTTGACAGTACAAGGGATGAATCCGACGAGAACAAACTGGTAACTGTAGAAAGAGATGGCTCAGATAGAAAAGAATTGGTATTTACATTCACTCCTTCATCAGGGTTCTCTGATAAAACTACCGGTAAATCGCAATTTGGCTCCATAGGCTTAGATAGTGATTCTTTATCAGGGGAAAGCTTATCATCCGTAATCGATGACATCCGCTCTTACAAAACGTCATCCACAGAAAGAGATTCTGATGCTGGCTCTCTGGGTAGTCTGGCTAAATCATCCTCATTTGGAAGCACAGGGGTATCTGGGAGTATTTCCGTGGTAAATGATAACTCTGACTCAGAAATTGGTGATTACAGTGATACCTATGATTGCAATGCTAGTGATAGTGAAGATCCAAAGGGCTACGTACCTGGTGGCTATCATCCTGTTAAAATAGGTGATATCTACGATAATCGTTACCGAATTGAGGCAAAACTGGGTTGGGGCTATTTTTCAACTGTATGGTTAGCTTCTGACCTACAAGCCCGTCCGCATTCTTTTGTTGCCATAAAAGTTCAAAGAAGTGCCAAGGCACATACCAATGCAGtttatgatgaaatttCACTACTTAAAAAAGTACGCGATGGCGTATTATCGGAGAATTGGATGTCTTACAAGGGCGCATATACAGACTTACTTGGTGATTTCTACAACAAGACGCGCGGAGTAATTTCATATTTAAGGGATTTTCGCGTTTCAGGTCCGAATGGTGAGCATGTTTGTGTTGTTTTCGAGGTAATGGGTCCAAACTTGCTGACTTTAATCAAGTTGTACAAATTTAATGGGATTCCAATGGAGTTAGTTCGCAAGATAACAACACACGTACTTATTGGACTGGACTATTTACACAACGTATGCGGTATAATACACACTGACATTAAGCCTGAGAACGTATTAGTGACATCACCTATTGTTTCATACACTCCACTCTCTGCAAATAAACTGGATTCAGAAACCGAAGACACTGATACTACCTTGGGAAATACATGTAAAATTCCATATgtgaaaaacaaaattaaGCCGAGAATGAGTGATCCATCGCTTGTAACAAGTTATAATAATATGCACTCACTACAGGACACGCTATATAGGCGTCCTTATCATCATATTCCTTGGAATGTAATGAAACCTATCTTGAACCTGAATAAAGGTAATATAAATCCAGATTTATACCACCCATATGTTCTTGATAGCGTGGGTGTGAATCACAAATTTAGATTCAGAAGAGAAAAACCTCCTACGGTTGTAAAAACTGTAGAAGGAAACGTGCAGCTTCATCCAATTAGCACAGATGCGTTTGAAAGGAATGATGCTATATTCAAAATCTGTGACCTTGGAAATGCATGTTGGATCAACAACCATTTTACAGAAGAAATCCAAACGAGGCAGTATCGATCCCCCGAAGTTATCCTTCGTTGTGGATACACACAAACATCAGATTTATGGTCATTGGCATGTATGATATTTGAACTTGTGACTGGTGACTATCTATTCGATCCCAGGGGTGAGGATGCTAATGATAGGGActttcaccatctacaATTgattgttgaactcttgGGTCCAATTCCAAAAAAGATGTATCTAAATAGTAAAAAGGCCCAATCATTGCAAATATTCAAAGTCAACAATATTAAAAGATGGCCATTAGAGTCAGTGCTAATTCGCAAATATAAAGTCGATAGTAAAGTTGCTTCTGAGCTTTCAGACTTTTTGTTATGCATGTTAAAGATATCTCCATCGGATCGAATGTCAGCCAGCGCACTTTTGCGCCACAAATGGCTCCAAATACGAAACTGTAACACACTTTTATCTAGTACAACATAATTTGTCTTGCACCTGATTTATATAACCTACAATCATTGACTTTACAATACAAAATTACCTCTATAAGAACTTAAAGATATACGGTTTTCACTTTCCTCTGGCTCTCCCTTCATTTTCAACTCCACCAATCTTTCAGTAATTGAAAAGAATGCCTTTTCCACATTCTCCCCCGTCTTTGCGGATACTTCCATTACGGGGATATTAACTAATTCCGAGAGACGCTAAGAATTCATCAATAAGGAAGAACAAAGCTTACCTTTACATCAGAAGGATCAACATCTCTGTTTTCCTGGATATCCGATTTATTTCCAACCAATAGTTTACAAGTGTCCTCAGCAGCATACTTATCAACCTCTGCTAACCAGTCACTTATATGATCAAACGAAGACTACATTACAAACGTGACTATACAGCACAAATTACCTTGTCAGTGAGGTCGTACGCCAATACTATTCCATCAGCGCCCCTATAATAGGTACTAGTGATGGTACGGAACCTCTCCTGACCGGCGGTATCCCACTGTAATAATCATGAGCTAGTTCAATAAAGTAGTAAACTCACGATCTGTAGCTTTACACGCTTGTCATTCACCTTTATAGTCCTGAATCTCTGCAAGTGTGtatcaggaagaagacaagGAACTAACGAAATCTACGCCAATGGTCGTTATATAGCTGTCTGTAAACGAATCGTCCTAAATAAGGCATACGTGATAGTATATCTTGAGACTTACGGCAAATCTTAGCAACAGGCACGACTTTCCTACTCCGCTATCCCCAACCAGCACCAATTTGAATAAATAGTCGCTGTAAGTGAATGTAACATGTACACATCCAGATATATAGTATGTGAATTGTATGGATATTCTATGAAATCAACAAACTAGTCCTTGGAAGAGGCCGAACTCATCTTTACAGTAGTAATGCTAATGATTTACTAATGATCCCTTTCTGTCAAAGCAgcatttgtaaatatggACTCCATAAAGGTACTACTTTTGGAAAGTGACGATTTATATGAGCAAAAATTGTCTGGGCAATTTTCTACGGACTCCTCTCCCCGGATCCTGCATCACCATACGGTGGCAAAGTTATTACACTATATGGTCCCTTGACTATCAACTTTGCTCACTTATGTCTATTATTCCGCGAAGgttttacaaattttgctcTTGGTCCTCCATAATGAGCAGGAACTATCAACTTTGCGGTCTACGGGAAATAATGCGACTTTTCCGTAACACTAAAAAGAACGTTAACAGTAACGTGGATATGTGAATCCGCTAAGCTACTCTGAGTTTGCATAAGGTGAGAAATACACACCTTGGACATCTTTCACTCAACGTCGCAATAAAACGACTTAATTATAATAAAACGTTCGCCATGTCTAACGTCTTGCAGCAAAATAGACGCTGCCGACACAAATCCTGTACTCCGGTTGTCTCAGTGTGTGACGGTTAGAGATACAAAGGGGAATCAAATGCCGTACTTGTCCAATTAGCCTTGTGATATTTTAGACTTACCTTTGTTATACATGCCAGACATTTGATTTCTACTCGAATGTGTATAGATCTACCTTGTTATACCTGCATTCGCAATAGAAGCCATTGTTCTCTACACTATAAGCCTGCACATTGCTCCATGACTATGGAGTAAGATGCCAAATATTCTGACACACGATAAACAAATACACAAACCGTATCCCTAGGATACAGATACTCTATGATGAGAGCATATCATTGCATTAAAACCATAAGTCGCAAGGTATAATATACACGATCGATTATACTAAGAGCAAAATGCACCTTGATCAATGTGTATATGACCATAAAGAGGTatgtttattctcttccaCTGACTTACTCTCTAGAGAACTGGTACAAAGTATCTGTCTGAAGGAACCTATAATGATCTTGTAAGGTCCATGAATGATTTTACAAAAGAGGCATTCGGTAGACATGCTAAAAATTCCGAAAACAAAACTATGCAAGATTACATAGAGTATGGAAACATGAACAGAGGATATTCCAGCAATAAACCGAGTCCTACATTGTCGTCTAGCAGTTATTTCAACCAAATTCCTCCTACTATTAATCTTCAGAGCCATTTTACAAGTGCCCTAATTGCTGATGGCGCTATCCCGGAACATGCTATAGATAGTTTTAACGATGTCAACGATGCAGACAATGGTCATTCTCTCTATGAGAGAGAAATACAAAGACGCAATCTTTCACCGAAACATGAAAGTCTAGGAAAAGTTAGCCCGAGTCAATATATTATGCCGCAAAAACAAGACGAACATACTACTACAGATAACAGTCTAGAAGATATCAGGGAAGTTGGTTCGTATGCAGATTGTAACGGTGAAACGGAAGGATATGAAGTGACGAATAGCCCCTTACAAGGTGAACAGAATAGCCAGGGTATAAAATACGAAATGCTAAACTGTGGTCAGGGATACCAAGGTGATCAAGTACCAGATATGACCCAAGGTTACTACTATAACATGTTTCCATATGGTCACCAACAATTATACAATGATGGGGAtatatatcaaaattttaacaATGCAGTAGATACCAATAACGAGGGAATACAGCATTTAAACAGCTCACCACCAGCATTTGATGGATTTTTGGCAGGAGAGAGATACGGATCTTCGTCACCAATTATAAGTGGTCGAGGAGACAGTAGGAGCTCTCCAGTACATTATAGTCAACTCATACAACAAAATGGTGCATTTCATCCCAATTTACATGTTTCTGCAGGAGGAATGATACCAGATTTGAGCATGCCAACTTGGTTGCCTACTCCAACTCCTACTCCTGAAACGGACACTAGTGCCAGGATGAGTGATTCAGGAAGTATACACAGCTACCATGGCAACTCTCCACTTCTTTTTGGTCACGATCCGTTTATCTTGCATGCGAACAATATGACAAACAGAAGTACTAACATGAGGGACAACCTAATCGCAAATAGAATGAATATGCATGGGAAAAAAAGAATAAGCCAAACCCCTACGGTTGGAAGGCCCAGATTGAACAGAAATAACTACTCATGTGCCAACTGCAAGGTCAAGACTACTCCCCAGTGGAGATACGTTAATGGAATAGCAGTTTGTAATGCATGCTACATGAGAATCAGAAAAGATAAATCACGCATAATTCAAATTGGCGGCAAATATATAAAAAAAGCCGATAAGTAAACGAGTAATTTTAATAATGCATCATGGTGGGATCACAAGTGTATCTCAATATTTTGGTTTGTTCTCGCACGTTTACATTATAATGTAACCATTAGAATCCTTAAGTAGTTTTACAAGCATCTTTAATTTTATACATGCGATGCAGTTCGGAAAGAGATTTTCTAATTCCGACGGATGGGGGCAACGCAGATCTGTTCCTAAAAAATTCTTACCCTAATGTTGATTAGATGGGATCTCTCACATAAATTAATAAACTTTCCGAAATTCACGTTTTAGAGGATACTAGTGATATTGTAGTTGCCAGATCTTACAGTTTTAGGAACACACTTACGCCTTACAAAATGGGCTTTAGGTTTCTTTTTGGCATAATTACCGCCAATTTGCTTTTGCAAGGTTCCTGTGCTCCAAATTCGTATGTCGCTAACATGCCTGTATTTGAATTTTTCAAGTCACTAGATATCAATTCAATGGCCAGACTCTTGGCATACAAAAATCGGTTCATGAAACCAAAGCGTAATACCAGGCCACAATTGGTCGGGGAATGGGAATATAACAAGATCAATAAAAAATGGCCAGAGAGACTTGCAGTTTATGGGTACGGAATCGCAGATATTCAAGCACGCGGAGATGGAAGCTGCATGTTTAACACCCTGAGTATCATTTTCAGAACTGAAGGAATAACCAAAGAAAAGATTAGACAAAACATAGATAAAACGATGCCACAAGGAATTCACAATGGTATAATGGCAATCACAAGTAAAGGCGACTTCTTAGAGCCAATTGAGCTCAAGAGAATTTCCATaatttcattctttggttGTGATCCAGATGTGCCTGAATCTTATGCACACTATAACCATGACCACCTATTGCAAGAGATTGGAAAGATAGCAGAATCCGAATGGTATGCCAATGAAGAGGCCATGAAGCTGCTTGGAAATAGTCGAGCACCAATAACAGAAGGTTGGGACGTCAAAAAGACTTACGATGAATTGAGGACCGGCACAAATCAACGTGAAGCCGCTTTAGCATTGTTCAGGACACTTGAAAAAGCTCTACAAGACCGTTGGGGTGATTATTTAGATCTAAATCTCCTGGAACGGTACTTAGGGTTCAAAGGTATTACATTTGGCCATGAAAATACCGTTATCGGATGCGGAGAAATTCAGCGCGACTTGAATCCAAAGTTTTTTGTCACAATTTACTACtttgtaagtttttccTTGCTTAAAATCCAATAATTGTAGAAAGAGTGTCACTTTGACGTAGCTGGGCTCTTCAACCTAGACGAACAAGCACCTGTCAAACCAAAATCACTTTTCAGACCCGAAGAAATACCAGTTGCATTAGCTATACTTATGACTGATGATTGTAAATTATAACGCAGATTGTTGTACCGATGGGCACTATACAAAATCTTGCGGATGGGGAATAAGAGTAACTCTCACTATTAGATAATGATGTAAAATGCAATTAATATCTTATAGATGGGCAGTTTTGTTGTCTATTGCAGTAAATGTACAGCTCACGCTGCCACGTACGTAATATACATTACATCTCAttgtctacacatttccatttAGTGTCAAGATTTGTGGCTATCAACAGGAATAATCATCACTCACTCGAGAATTATTACCTCAGAGCACATTTAGGTGACAGGTCCTATTCGTTTTTGTCCACTCCACTAGAATTTTCGCTTTTCAAAACTGAGAAGGACGCTTGCTCCAGATTTGGAAACTGGTCGTCTGCAAAAGACACTTGGAAAAGATATTTGAGTCCCCAGAACTGGATACTTTGCCACAAAGATTATGGCAGCGATGGCAACTGCTTTTATCATGCAACGGCAGGGTTGTTAAGAGACACAGATATGAAAGGAGAAGCCTTTAGCTTTCCAAAGACATTACCCGCTGGAATTTTAACATCGGTTGAAAACTTGCCGAAAAACAACTCGTACTTCACCCATGAAGAGTTGCGCGTATTGGCCGCAATTTACTTTATAGGAGTCAATCCACACGATCAGGATGCTGTATCACATTTTGATAAAGACAAATTTAAGGAAAAGCTTGAGTTTGTGCGAGATATGCAAGCAGTAGAACGCTATCCTGATCTAAAATGGCAACCAGAAGAACGCTTAAAAGAGCTGGAATCTGGCCGTGATCCCTTGGATATTGCCAAAATGGTCTACAATGATATAAGTTCGAGCCGCCCAGTTAAAACTTGGGCTTCGCATAGTGATATGATTGCACTATCTCACATTCTGAATATTGCGTTTTTCATAATTCCGTCGAATTCACAGCGGGTACAATTAGTAAAGCATGATGATTCCCTACCAAAATTTACTCTTTCACTGTACTATACCAACATGCTACATTTTGAAGGTGCAGGTTTTGCTAGAACCACCGATAGCAGACTCTTTAGTGTGATTCAGGGGTATGACATACCTAGCGTATTCTCACAACTGCTaccaaaaacaaacaattCTTAATGCCCTATGATGCAATTTAAATGCTAAGTCAATTACATTATGCGTATAGTTTTTTATTTACGATATCTAGGGGAGTGTCAACGTACTTGACttctccattctccattagCATTGAGTGCGAATCTGGTAATGTGTAATGAGTTCATGGCAAAGTTACCTGTGAAACTAGAGCGGGAATCCAATGGAGGCAGTAGCGTCTTGCTGTCGAACCAAAAGTAAACAATAATCGAGGGGAAACAAAAGAGTACAAATGCCGGTACCACGCAACTCCAATGCCTACACAGTTTATATCCCAAAATGTACTCGTATCATATATGTTTATACGAACTTTGAGGGATAGTAAACGATTCCGTAGCTGTTTAATATGCGATCAGGAATAAAGGTCCACAAAATATATAGTACTGCAACATATCGGTTAATGGGAGTATCGAAACAAACCAAATGCTATGTGAGTTGATATTATGATTACAAATGTCTGAATTTCGGAATCCATAATATGAATTCAACTGTGTGTGGATCGTCGTGGTGTTGGACTTCTCCATTACAAACGTTGATAGCACTCAATAAAAAATATCCTTTAGCTTTAATGTAGAAAGTTTACGGAGCAAACCAGATGGAATTACTTGATTCTGTGGCTAAGGATGCAAAGTGTGAGTTTTTCAAGGTTTTTGCACATGTAATATCGTCCATTGGCAAGCATGCCGAGAATCAAAGCCCTAAAAGTGCAAGATCACCGGTAAGACAAGATGATAGTAATGATTTTTCATACGAAGCCGTGTCTGATGATGCGGATGAGCTCCTTTTGTCCGATTTTGAAGCTTACAGCAAGCTTATTTGCAAAGGCATAGCGGGAAATAAGATAACCTTAATATGCTCTAACGATGTGTATGATTTGGTCCACTCTCTCTTTGATAAAAAGGTCCTTGAACTGGGATTCTTGAACATTTATCGCATGAAAGCTTTAATGGGCAAACAAA contains:
- a CDS encoding signal peptide-containing protein (encoded by transcript BEWA_006750A) yields the protein MGFRFLFGIITANLLLQGSCAPNSYVANMPVFEFFKSLDINSMARLLAYKNRFMKPKRNTRPQLVGEWEYNKINKKWPERLAVYGYGIADIQARGDGSCMFNTLSIIFRTEGITKEKIRQNIDKTMPQGIHNGIMAITSKGDFLEPIELKRISIISFFGCDPDVPESYAHYNHDHLLQEIGKIAESEWYANEEAMKLLGNSRAPITEGWDVKKTYDELRTGTNQREAALALFRTLEKALQDRWGDYLDLNLLERYLGFKGITFGHENTVIGCGEIQRDLNPKFFVTIYYFKECHFDVAGLFNLDEQAPVKPKSLFRPEEIPVALAILMTDDCKL
- a CDS encoding Ras related Rab1a small GTP-binding protein (encoded by transcript BEWA_006730A) — encoded protein: MSSASSKDYDYLFKLVLVGDSGVGKSCLLLRFADDSFTDSYITTIGVDFRFRTIKVNDKRVKLQIWDTAGQERFRTITSTYYRGADGIVLAYDLTDKSSFDHISDWLAEVDKYAAEDTCKLLVGNKSDIQENRDVDPSDVKRLSELVNIPVMEVSAKTGENVEKAFFSITERLVELKMKGEPEESENRISLSSYRGNFVL
- a CDS encoding protein kinase domain-containing protein (encoded by transcript BEWA_006720A), which produces MLPKDIDDSECTDTENANCLDDLVETLNTTRLVDSTRDESDENKLVTVERDGSDRKELVFTFTPSSGFSDKTTGKSQFGSIGLDSDSLSGESLSSVIDDIRSYKTSSTERDSDAGSLGSLAKSSSFGSTGVSGSISVVNDNSDSEIGDYSDTYDCNASDSEDPKGYVPGGYHPVKIGDIYDNRYRIEAKLGWGYFSTVWLASDLQARPHSFVAIKVQRSAKAHTNAVYDEISLLKKVRDGVLSENWMSYKGAYTDLLGDFYNKTRGVISYLRDFRVSGPNGEHVCVVFEVMGPNLLTLIKLYKFNGIPMELVRKITTHVLIGLDYLHNVCGIIHTDIKPENVLVTSPIVSYTPLSANKLDSETEDTDTTLGNTCKIPYVKNKIKPRMSDPSLVTSYNNMHSLQDTLYRRPYHHIPWNVMKPILNLNKGNINPDLYHPYVLDSVGVNHKFRFRREKPPTVVKTVEGNVQLHPISTDAFERNDAIFKICDLGNACWINNHFTEEIQTRQYRSPEVILRCGYTQTSDLWSLACMIFELVTGDYLFDPRGEDANDRDFHHLQLIVELLGPIPKKMYLNSKKAQSLQIFKVNNIKRWPLESVLIRKYKVDSKVASELSDFLLCMLKISPSDRMSASALLRHKWLQIRNCNTLLSSTT
- a CDS encoding hypothetical protein (encoded by transcript BEWA_006740A) produces the protein MNDFTKEAFGRHAKNSENKTMQDYIEYGNMNRGYSSNKPSPTLSSSSYFNQIPPTINLQSHFTSALIADGAIPEHAIDSFNDVNDADNGHSLYEREIQRRNLSPKHESLGKVSPSQYIMPQKQDEHTTTDNSLEDIREVGSYADCNGETEGYEVTNSPLQGEQNSQGIKYEMLNCGQGYQGDQVPDMTQGYYYNMFPYGHQQLYNDGDIYQNFNNAVDTNNEGIQHLNSSPPAFDGFLAGERYGSSSPIISGRGDSRSSPVHYSQLIQQNGAFHPNLHVSAGGMIPDLSMPTWLPTPTPTPETDTSARMSDSGSIHSYHGNSPLLFGHDPFILHANNMTNRSTNMRDNLIANRMNMHGKKRISQTPTVGRPRLNRNNYSCANCKVKTTPQWRYVNGIAVCNACYMRIRKDKSRIIQIGGKYIKKADK
- a CDS encoding hypothetical protein (encoded by transcript BEWA_006760A), with product MQLISYRWAVLLSIAVNVQLTLPLSRFVAINRNNHHSLENYYLRAHLGDRSYSFLSTPLEFSLFKTEKDACSRFGNWSSAKDTWKRYLSPQNWILCHKDYGSDGNCFYHATAGLLRDTDMKGEAFSFPKTLPAGILTSVENLPKNNSYFTHEELRVLAAIYFIGVNPHDQDAVSHFDKDKFKEKLEFVRDMQAVERYPDLKWQPEERLKELESGRDPLDIAKMVYNDISSSRPVKTWASHSDMIALSHILNIAFFIIPSNSQRVQLVKHDDSLPKFTLSLYYTNMLHFEGAGFARTTDSRLFSVIQGYDIPSVFSQLLPKTNNS